A genomic region of Gloeocapsopsis dulcis contains the following coding sequences:
- a CDS encoding RES family NAD+ phosphorylase, producing MASKEPLEEPLAPHPEPLPNFGSRLLPVVESNDPWYRLNPVRYESALYFDRSGKGRFDAPEQGSSILYVGADEYAAFIECFGRAHGARGVAELALKERNLVRIRSARPLILADLTGSGLVKLGADSRIASGPYLMARKWAQAIWEHKSAVDGVRYHSRHDDTRICCGLFDRTRSLLREENLGNLVEQHPVLLAQILAHYDYGLL from the coding sequence ATGGCATCCAAGGAGCCGCTTGAGGAGCCGTTAGCTCCGCATCCAGAACCGCTACCTAATTTTGGCAGCCGCTTACTACCTGTGGTTGAAAGCAATGATCCTTGGTATCGCTTGAATCCAGTACGCTATGAAAGTGCATTGTACTTCGACCGCAGCGGGAAAGGTCGGTTTGACGCACCAGAGCAGGGGTCCAGCATTCTTTATGTAGGAGCAGATGAGTACGCTGCTTTTATCGAATGCTTCGGTCGCGCGCACGGAGCGCGAGGCGTGGCAGAATTAGCACTCAAAGAGCGGAATTTGGTACGCATTAGGTCGGCGCGTCCCTTGATTTTAGCTGACTTGACAGGTAGTGGATTAGTTAAGCTAGGAGCCGATTCGAGAATTGCTTCTGGTCCGTATTTGATGGCGCGAAAGTGGGCGCAGGCAATTTGGGAGCACAAGAGCGCCGTAGATGGAGTGAGATACCATTCGCGTCACGATGATACGCGCATCTGTTGCGGACTTTTTGACCGAACGAGGTCGCTTTTGCGCGAGGAGAATTTAGGCAATTTGGTCGAGCAACATCCCGTACTACTTGCTCAGATATTGGCACATTACGATTATGGCTTGCTGTGA
- a CDS encoding YbhB/YbcL family Raf kinase inhibitor-like protein, whose translation MGLNIKDLRIVSPAFTTLERIPKRYTSDGENISPPLEWSGLPSGTQQLALICHDPDAPLPYGFTHWTVYGIPPTANQLAEAGGSKFMEGTNSADKLGYTGPAPPSGHGLHHYYFWLYALDKELDLKPGLHREQLLEAISDCVIEQARLVGIYER comes from the coding sequence ATGGGATTAAACATCAAGGATCTGCGGATTGTTAGCCCTGCATTTACTACCCTTGAGAGGATTCCCAAACGCTACACCAGCGATGGCGAAAATATTTCACCTCCGTTAGAGTGGAGCGGATTGCCATCAGGAACCCAACAACTGGCACTAATTTGCCACGACCCCGATGCACCACTACCTTATGGGTTTACTCACTGGACAGTTTACGGCATTCCGCCAACCGCAAATCAGCTAGCTGAAGCAGGTGGTAGCAAATTCATGGAAGGTACGAACAGTGCAGATAAACTAGGATATACTGGACCTGCCCCACCGAGCGGGCACGGACTCCACCACTACTACTTTTGGTTGTACGCCTTAGACAAGGAACTTGACCTCAAACCAGGGTTGCACCGCGAACAGCTTCTTGAGGCAATCTCCGATTGTGTCATCGAGCAAGCGCGGTTAGTTGGGATTTACGAGCGCTAA